From Hyla sarda isolate aHylSar1 chromosome 5, aHylSar1.hap1, whole genome shotgun sequence, a single genomic window includes:
- the MAFA gene encoding transcription factor MafA — translation MASDLAMSAELPNSPLAIEYVNDFDLMKFEVKKEPPEAERFCHRLPPGSLSSTPISTPCSSVPSSPSFCAPSPGGQPNVNPNNPNAANKPQLEDLYWMSNYQHHINPEALNLTPEDAVEALIGNPHHHHHQGYDGFRGQHYPGDEMTPSGHHHQVHHHLHTHNHHHLRLEERFSDEQLVSMSVRELNRQLRGFSKEEVIRLKQKRRTLKNRGYAQSCRYKRVQQRHILETEKCQLQSQVEQLKQEVSRLAKERDLYKDKYEKLASRSFTARESPQQPNPGKGSADFFM, via the coding sequence ATGGCCTCTGATCTGGCTATGAGCGCAGAGTTGCCCAACAGCCCTCTTGCCATTGAGTACGTCAACGATTTCGATCTGATGAAATTTGAGGTCAAGAAGGAACCCCCAGAAGCCGAGAGGTTCTGCCACCGCCTGCCACCAGGATCATTGTCTTCCACTCCGATCAGCACCCCTTGTTCTTCGGTGCCCTCTTCGCCAAGCTTCTGCGCCCCAAGTCCTGGGGGGCAACCCAACGTGAACCCCAACAACCCCAACGCTGCCAATAAGCCCCAACTGGAGGACCTGTACTGGATGTCTAATTATCAGCACCACATCAACCCTGAAGCCCTCAACTTGACTCCTGAAGATGCCGTGGAGGCTTTGATAGGAAACccacatcaccaccaccaccaaggcTACGATGGCTTCAGGGGTCAACATTATCCAGGGGATGAGATGACACCATCGGGTCACCACCACCAAGTTCACCATCACCTGCACACCCACAACCACCACCATCTAAGGCTGGAAGAAAGGTTCTCCGATGAGCAGTTGGTCAGCATGTCCGTGAGAGAGCTCAACCGGCAGCTGAGGGGCTTCAGCAAGGAAGAGGTCATACGTCTCAAGCAGAAGAGAAGGACCTTAAAGAACAGAGGCTATGCCCAGTCGTGCAGGTACAAAAGGGTGCAGCAGAGGCACATCCTGGAgacagagaagtgtcagctccagaGCCAAGTGGAACAACTTAAACAAGAGGTGTCCCGGCTGGCCAAGGAGAGGGATCTGTACAAAGATAAATACGAGAAGCTGGCAAGCAGAAGCTTCACAGCCAGAGAGTCCCCGCAACAGCCCAACCCCGGCAAAGGCTCGGCAGACTTCTTCATGTGA